The Pieris brassicae chromosome 6, ilPieBrab1.1, whole genome shotgun sequence genome window below encodes:
- the LOC123710834 gene encoding TOX high mobility group box family member 3-like isoform X1 — protein MEPVQTAGDGREQSYKIYSMYKQTENHDSTAKLSSLPQNNRNAKPGHYTMSDQTFHTPSFGDEEFDIPLIHGQHPTSGNGQNSHMQYPQMHHSAPQVGMINPAQDGLAPPGGAPSYQQPLYLQEPHPPVTTHSAACAPAGNYIIQQQPGGQQLLMLQPTQVMSGPPTPSTPNHPGPVYGSPQRSSPPGTTSDDSDDSVPSQHSQLPGDAESLLPIHYCSASRQQQTALHQMNLNMGVKRSSPEPIENGMSRGQMQKKPKVQKKKKKRDPNEPQKPVSAYALFFRDTQAAIKGQNPNASFGEVSKIVASMWDALDSEHKSVYKQKTEVAKKEYLKALAAYRASLVSKGSEQENQVIYNHNNGNANYGNYYQGQPYGNGHSPQGFVPNSTPQGYSPQNYPGGQSQNSYNGQTQQAYPSNPQQSPQTYQGNMGHPTQSYQVVPSQSPQGYQVNPATSPQNCQPNIAQSPRSYQQTQSPPNYPANAGLSPSNYRQVQSQSPPMASVHAAMQYHHGQQMQQVPQYQQQPQNHQQSQQQNQQLHQQQTPQQIHQQQTPQQIHQQQTSQQIHQQQTSQQIHQQQTSQQIHQQQTPQQIHQQQTPQQIHQQQQQSQQMHQQTQQIHQQVHQPQQAQLHQSQSQPQQTQNQTIKTEHSSNEDGASGLPQHSSEQNETRTPTSCVRQGCTNPAIANSEWEDEYCSNECVVSHCRDVFSSWVASNANNQMQSFSAVK, from the exons CAAACTGAAAATCACGATTCTACGGCTAAACTCAGTTCTCTTCCCCAAAACAATCGTAACGCGAAGCCAGGACATTACACCATGAGCGATCAG ACATTTCATACACCCTCCTTTGGCGACGAAGAATTTGATATTCCTCTTATCCATGGACAACATCCAACTAGTGGAAACGGGCAAAATTCTCATATGCAGTACCCACAAATGCACCATTCGGCACCTCAG GTTGGTATGATAAATCCTGCTCAAGATGGCTTAGCACCGCCGGGCGGCGCCCCGTCATACCAACAACCCCTATATTTACAAGAACCTCATCCGCCAGTTACAACTCACAG TGCTGCTTGTGCTCCTGCTGGAAATTATATAATCCAACAACAACCAGGAGGTCAACAACTATTGATGCTACAGCCAACTCAAGTAATGAGCGGACCACCAACCCCAAGCACTCCAAACCATCCTGGTCCTGTGTATGGATCACCACAGAGATCATCACCCCCAGGCACTACTAGTGATGATTCAGATGATAGTGTTCCCTCACAACATTCTCAG TTGCCTGGTGATGCGGAAAGCCTTCTGCCTATCCATTATTGCTCAGCGAGCCGGCAGCAACAAACTGCGCTTCATCAG ATGAATTTGAACATGGGAGTAAAAAGATCCTCTCCTGAACCAATTGAGAATGGCATGAGCCGTGGTCAAATGCAAAAGAAACCTAAAGTtcagaagaaaaagaaaaaaagggACCCCAATGAGCCccaaaa accTGTCTCAGCATATGCCCTATTTTTTCGTGACACACAAGCTGCAATTAAAGGGCAAAATCCGAATGCAAGTTTTGGTGAAGTTTCAAAAATTGTTGCATCAATGTGGGATGCTTTAGATTCTGAACACAAAAGT gtctacaaacaaaaaacagaAGTTGCTAAGAAGGAGTATCTCAAAGCTCTCGCAGCCTACAGAGCAAGCTTGGTTTCAAAG GGCTCAGAGCAAGAAAATCAAGtgatatataatcataataatggAAATGCGAATTACGGAAATTATTACCAGGGGCAACCATATGGTAATGGTCATTCACCCCAGGGATTTGTACCAAATAGCACTCCACAAGGATATTCGCCACAAAATTATCCAGGTGGCCAATCTCAGAATTCCTACAACGGCCAGACCCAACAGGCCTATCCTTCAAATCCACAACAGTCACCTCAAACTTATCAAGGAAACATGGGACACCCAACTCAGTCTTACCag gTTGTACCAAGTCAATCACCACAAGGCTATCAAGTGAACCCAGCTACTTCCCCACAAAATTGTCAACCAAACATAGCCCAGTCACCTAGAAGCTACCAACAGACACAATCACCTCCAAACTATCCAGCAAATGCTGGGTTATCACCATCTAACTATCGGCAAGTGCAATCACAGTCACCACCCATGGCAAGTGTACATGCAGCCATGCAGTATCATCATGGTCAACAG ATGCAGCAAGTACCCCAATATCAACAACAGCCGCAGAACCACCAACAATCACAACAACAAAATCAACAACTTCATCAACAGCAAACTCCACAGCAAATTCATCAACAGCAAACACCACAGCAAATTCATCAGCAGCAAACATCACAGCAAATTCATCAACAGCAAACATCACAGCAAATTCACCAACAGCAAACATCACAGCAAATTCATCAACAGCAAACACCACAGCAAATTCATCAACAGCAAACACCACAGCAAATACATCAACAGCAGCAACAGTCACAACAAATGCAccaacaaacacaacaaattcATCAACAAGTTCACCAGCCTCAGCAAGCACAACTGCATCAGTCACAGTCCCAGCCCCAGCAAACACAAAaccaaacaattaaaactgaaCATAGCTCAAATGAGGATGGTGCTTCTGGATTGCCACAGCACTCTTCAGag CAAAATGAAACAAGAACTCCAACATCATGTGTCCGTCAAGGTTGCACCAATCCTGCAATAGCTAATAGTGAATGGGAAGATGAATATTGTTCAAATGAATGTGTTGTCAGTCACTGCAG ggATGTCTTCAGTTCCTGGGTTGCATCTAATGCTAACAATCAAATGCAAAGTTTTTCtgctgtaaaataa
- the LOC123710834 gene encoding TOX high mobility group box family member 3-like isoform X2, with protein MEPVQTAGDGREQSYKIYSMYKQTENHDSTAKLSSLPQNNRNAKPGHYTMSDQTFHTPSFGDEEFDIPLIHGQHPTSGNGQNSHMQYPQMHHSAPQVGMINPAQDGLAPPGGAPSYQQPLYLQEPHPPVTTHSAACAPAGNYIIQQQPGGQQLLMLQPTQVMSGPPTPSTPNHPGPVYGSPQRSSPPGTTSDDSDDSVPSQHSQMNLNMGVKRSSPEPIENGMSRGQMQKKPKVQKKKKKRDPNEPQKPVSAYALFFRDTQAAIKGQNPNASFGEVSKIVASMWDALDSEHKSVYKQKTEVAKKEYLKALAAYRASLVSKGSEQENQVIYNHNNGNANYGNYYQGQPYGNGHSPQGFVPNSTPQGYSPQNYPGGQSQNSYNGQTQQAYPSNPQQSPQTYQGNMGHPTQSYQVVPSQSPQGYQVNPATSPQNCQPNIAQSPRSYQQTQSPPNYPANAGLSPSNYRQVQSQSPPMASVHAAMQYHHGQQMQQVPQYQQQPQNHQQSQQQNQQLHQQQTPQQIHQQQTPQQIHQQQTSQQIHQQQTSQQIHQQQTSQQIHQQQTPQQIHQQQTPQQIHQQQQQSQQMHQQTQQIHQQVHQPQQAQLHQSQSQPQQTQNQTIKTEHSSNEDGASGLPQHSSEQNETRTPTSCVRQGCTNPAIANSEWEDEYCSNECVVSHCRDVFSSWVASNANNQMQSFSAVK; from the exons CAAACTGAAAATCACGATTCTACGGCTAAACTCAGTTCTCTTCCCCAAAACAATCGTAACGCGAAGCCAGGACATTACACCATGAGCGATCAG ACATTTCATACACCCTCCTTTGGCGACGAAGAATTTGATATTCCTCTTATCCATGGACAACATCCAACTAGTGGAAACGGGCAAAATTCTCATATGCAGTACCCACAAATGCACCATTCGGCACCTCAG GTTGGTATGATAAATCCTGCTCAAGATGGCTTAGCACCGCCGGGCGGCGCCCCGTCATACCAACAACCCCTATATTTACAAGAACCTCATCCGCCAGTTACAACTCACAG TGCTGCTTGTGCTCCTGCTGGAAATTATATAATCCAACAACAACCAGGAGGTCAACAACTATTGATGCTACAGCCAACTCAAGTAATGAGCGGACCACCAACCCCAAGCACTCCAAACCATCCTGGTCCTGTGTATGGATCACCACAGAGATCATCACCCCCAGGCACTACTAGTGATGATTCAGATGATAGTGTTCCCTCACAACATTCTCAG ATGAATTTGAACATGGGAGTAAAAAGATCCTCTCCTGAACCAATTGAGAATGGCATGAGCCGTGGTCAAATGCAAAAGAAACCTAAAGTtcagaagaaaaagaaaaaaagggACCCCAATGAGCCccaaaa accTGTCTCAGCATATGCCCTATTTTTTCGTGACACACAAGCTGCAATTAAAGGGCAAAATCCGAATGCAAGTTTTGGTGAAGTTTCAAAAATTGTTGCATCAATGTGGGATGCTTTAGATTCTGAACACAAAAGT gtctacaaacaaaaaacagaAGTTGCTAAGAAGGAGTATCTCAAAGCTCTCGCAGCCTACAGAGCAAGCTTGGTTTCAAAG GGCTCAGAGCAAGAAAATCAAGtgatatataatcataataatggAAATGCGAATTACGGAAATTATTACCAGGGGCAACCATATGGTAATGGTCATTCACCCCAGGGATTTGTACCAAATAGCACTCCACAAGGATATTCGCCACAAAATTATCCAGGTGGCCAATCTCAGAATTCCTACAACGGCCAGACCCAACAGGCCTATCCTTCAAATCCACAACAGTCACCTCAAACTTATCAAGGAAACATGGGACACCCAACTCAGTCTTACCag gTTGTACCAAGTCAATCACCACAAGGCTATCAAGTGAACCCAGCTACTTCCCCACAAAATTGTCAACCAAACATAGCCCAGTCACCTAGAAGCTACCAACAGACACAATCACCTCCAAACTATCCAGCAAATGCTGGGTTATCACCATCTAACTATCGGCAAGTGCAATCACAGTCACCACCCATGGCAAGTGTACATGCAGCCATGCAGTATCATCATGGTCAACAG ATGCAGCAAGTACCCCAATATCAACAACAGCCGCAGAACCACCAACAATCACAACAACAAAATCAACAACTTCATCAACAGCAAACTCCACAGCAAATTCATCAACAGCAAACACCACAGCAAATTCATCAGCAGCAAACATCACAGCAAATTCATCAACAGCAAACATCACAGCAAATTCACCAACAGCAAACATCACAGCAAATTCATCAACAGCAAACACCACAGCAAATTCATCAACAGCAAACACCACAGCAAATACATCAACAGCAGCAACAGTCACAACAAATGCAccaacaaacacaacaaattcATCAACAAGTTCACCAGCCTCAGCAAGCACAACTGCATCAGTCACAGTCCCAGCCCCAGCAAACACAAAaccaaacaattaaaactgaaCATAGCTCAAATGAGGATGGTGCTTCTGGATTGCCACAGCACTCTTCAGag CAAAATGAAACAAGAACTCCAACATCATGTGTCCGTCAAGGTTGCACCAATCCTGCAATAGCTAATAGTGAATGGGAAGATGAATATTGTTCAAATGAATGTGTTGTCAGTCACTGCAG ggATGTCTTCAGTTCCTGGGTTGCATCTAATGCTAACAATCAAATGCAAAGTTTTTCtgctgtaaaataa
- the LOC123710834 gene encoding TOX high mobility group box family member 3-like isoform X3 yields MSDQTFHTPSFGDEEFDIPLIHGQHPTSGNGQNSHMQYPQMHHSAPQVGMINPAQDGLAPPGGAPSYQQPLYLQEPHPPVTTHSAACAPAGNYIIQQQPGGQQLLMLQPTQVMSGPPTPSTPNHPGPVYGSPQRSSPPGTTSDDSDDSVPSQHSQLPGDAESLLPIHYCSASRQQQTALHQMNLNMGVKRSSPEPIENGMSRGQMQKKPKVQKKKKKRDPNEPQKPVSAYALFFRDTQAAIKGQNPNASFGEVSKIVASMWDALDSEHKSVYKQKTEVAKKEYLKALAAYRASLVSKGSEQENQVIYNHNNGNANYGNYYQGQPYGNGHSPQGFVPNSTPQGYSPQNYPGGQSQNSYNGQTQQAYPSNPQQSPQTYQGNMGHPTQSYQVVPSQSPQGYQVNPATSPQNCQPNIAQSPRSYQQTQSPPNYPANAGLSPSNYRQVQSQSPPMASVHAAMQYHHGQQMQQVPQYQQQPQNHQQSQQQNQQLHQQQTPQQIHQQQTPQQIHQQQTSQQIHQQQTSQQIHQQQTSQQIHQQQTPQQIHQQQTPQQIHQQQQQSQQMHQQTQQIHQQVHQPQQAQLHQSQSQPQQTQNQTIKTEHSSNEDGASGLPQHSSEQNETRTPTSCVRQGCTNPAIANSEWEDEYCSNECVVSHCRDVFSSWVASNANNQMQSFSAVK; encoded by the exons ATGAGCGATCAG ACATTTCATACACCCTCCTTTGGCGACGAAGAATTTGATATTCCTCTTATCCATGGACAACATCCAACTAGTGGAAACGGGCAAAATTCTCATATGCAGTACCCACAAATGCACCATTCGGCACCTCAG GTTGGTATGATAAATCCTGCTCAAGATGGCTTAGCACCGCCGGGCGGCGCCCCGTCATACCAACAACCCCTATATTTACAAGAACCTCATCCGCCAGTTACAACTCACAG TGCTGCTTGTGCTCCTGCTGGAAATTATATAATCCAACAACAACCAGGAGGTCAACAACTATTGATGCTACAGCCAACTCAAGTAATGAGCGGACCACCAACCCCAAGCACTCCAAACCATCCTGGTCCTGTGTATGGATCACCACAGAGATCATCACCCCCAGGCACTACTAGTGATGATTCAGATGATAGTGTTCCCTCACAACATTCTCAG TTGCCTGGTGATGCGGAAAGCCTTCTGCCTATCCATTATTGCTCAGCGAGCCGGCAGCAACAAACTGCGCTTCATCAG ATGAATTTGAACATGGGAGTAAAAAGATCCTCTCCTGAACCAATTGAGAATGGCATGAGCCGTGGTCAAATGCAAAAGAAACCTAAAGTtcagaagaaaaagaaaaaaagggACCCCAATGAGCCccaaaa accTGTCTCAGCATATGCCCTATTTTTTCGTGACACACAAGCTGCAATTAAAGGGCAAAATCCGAATGCAAGTTTTGGTGAAGTTTCAAAAATTGTTGCATCAATGTGGGATGCTTTAGATTCTGAACACAAAAGT gtctacaaacaaaaaacagaAGTTGCTAAGAAGGAGTATCTCAAAGCTCTCGCAGCCTACAGAGCAAGCTTGGTTTCAAAG GGCTCAGAGCAAGAAAATCAAGtgatatataatcataataatggAAATGCGAATTACGGAAATTATTACCAGGGGCAACCATATGGTAATGGTCATTCACCCCAGGGATTTGTACCAAATAGCACTCCACAAGGATATTCGCCACAAAATTATCCAGGTGGCCAATCTCAGAATTCCTACAACGGCCAGACCCAACAGGCCTATCCTTCAAATCCACAACAGTCACCTCAAACTTATCAAGGAAACATGGGACACCCAACTCAGTCTTACCag gTTGTACCAAGTCAATCACCACAAGGCTATCAAGTGAACCCAGCTACTTCCCCACAAAATTGTCAACCAAACATAGCCCAGTCACCTAGAAGCTACCAACAGACACAATCACCTCCAAACTATCCAGCAAATGCTGGGTTATCACCATCTAACTATCGGCAAGTGCAATCACAGTCACCACCCATGGCAAGTGTACATGCAGCCATGCAGTATCATCATGGTCAACAG ATGCAGCAAGTACCCCAATATCAACAACAGCCGCAGAACCACCAACAATCACAACAACAAAATCAACAACTTCATCAACAGCAAACTCCACAGCAAATTCATCAACAGCAAACACCACAGCAAATTCATCAGCAGCAAACATCACAGCAAATTCATCAACAGCAAACATCACAGCAAATTCACCAACAGCAAACATCACAGCAAATTCATCAACAGCAAACACCACAGCAAATTCATCAACAGCAAACACCACAGCAAATACATCAACAGCAGCAACAGTCACAACAAATGCAccaacaaacacaacaaattcATCAACAAGTTCACCAGCCTCAGCAAGCACAACTGCATCAGTCACAGTCCCAGCCCCAGCAAACACAAAaccaaacaattaaaactgaaCATAGCTCAAATGAGGATGGTGCTTCTGGATTGCCACAGCACTCTTCAGag CAAAATGAAACAAGAACTCCAACATCATGTGTCCGTCAAGGTTGCACCAATCCTGCAATAGCTAATAGTGAATGGGAAGATGAATATTGTTCAAATGAATGTGTTGTCAGTCACTGCAG ggATGTCTTCAGTTCCTGGGTTGCATCTAATGCTAACAATCAAATGCAAAGTTTTTCtgctgtaaaataa